In Scyliorhinus canicula chromosome 8, sScyCan1.1, whole genome shotgun sequence, one DNA window encodes the following:
- the hmgcra gene encoding 3-hydroxy-3-methylglutaryl-CoA reductase a, with translation MLSRLFRMHGLFVASHPWEVIVGTVTITICMMSMNMFTGNNQICGWNFECPKIEEEILSSDIIILTITRCLAILYIYFQFQNLRQLGSKYMLGIAGLFTIFSSFVFSTVVIHFLDKELTGLNEALPFFLLLIDLSKASALAKFALSSNCQDEVRENIARGMAILGPTFTLDALVECLVIGVGTMSGVRQLEIMCCFGCMSVLANYFVFMTFFPACVSLVLELSRESREGRPIWQLGHFARVLEEEEDNKPNPVTQRVKVIMSLGLVLVHAHSRWIAEPSSQGNTLEMPKSGTGLDESMPKRIDPGVPLWQFYLSRMISMDVEQVITLGLALFLAIKYIFFEKAEPHSPFSLVVQKKNTGNCMNNTGATRFQSCPADEELTSEENTDEVIKPIACFIPNSTECMSKANFVLGDYTPPSSSSSGTPEEQDTEFPLEPRSIEECLLILKSPEKGAKCLTDAEVICLVNAKHIPVYKLENLMETPERGVFIRRQLLAPILPKPTALQLLPYRDYDYSLVMGTCCENIIGYMPIPVGVAGPLCLNGKEFQVPMATTEGCLVASTNRGCRAICLGGGARSRVLADGMTRGPVVRLPSACEAAEVKAWLDSPDGFQIIKEMFDSTSRFARLEKLQIGLAGRNLYIRFQSKTGDAMGMNMISKGTEMALTRLQEEFPSMRVLAVSGNYCTDKKPAAINWIEGRGKSIVCEAVIPAKVVREVLKTSTESLVEVNISKNLVGSAMAGSLGGYNAHAANIVTAVYIACGQDPAQNVSSSNCITLMESTGMCNEDLYISCTMPSIEVGTVGGGTNLPPQQTCLQMLGVQGASRKFPGENARQLAEIVCGTVMAGELSLMSALAAGHLVKSHMIHNRSKANLQELPGNCTKKAA, from the exons GAGATATTGAGCAGTGATATCATTATCCTGACCATCACGCGCTGCTTGGCAATCTTGTACATATACTTCCAGTTCCAGAATCTTCGACAACTTGGTTCCAAGTATATGCTAG GGATTGCTGGTCTCTTCACCATTTTCTCCAGCTTTGTTTTTAGTACGGTTGTGATTCATTTTCTGGATAAAGAACTAACTGGCCTAAA TGAAGCCTTGCCTTTCTTCTTGCTGCTGATTGATCTGTCCAAAGCCAGTGCGCTGGCCAAATTTGCACTGAGCTCAAACTGCCAG GATGAAGTAAGGGAAAACATTGCACGTGGAATGGCCATTCTGGGTCCCACTTTTACTCTTGATGCCCTTGTGGAATGTCTTGTGATAGGTGTTGGTACTATGTCTG GGGTACGACAGTTAGAGATCATGTGCTGCTTTGGCTGTATGTCTGTTTTAGCAAACTATTTTGTCTTCATGACCTTCTTCCCAGCTTGTGTCTCCTTGGTACTAGAG CTTTCCCGAGAAAGTCGTGAGGGTCGTCCAATTTGGCAGCTTGGCCATTTTGCTCGTGTCTTAGAAGAAGAGGAAGATAACAAACCAAATCCTGTAACACAGAGAGTAAAAGTCATCATG TCTCTAGGATTAGTTCTAGTTCATGCTCATAGTCGCTGGATAGCAGAACCATCTTCACAGGGTAACACCTTAGAGATGCCTAAATCTGGAACAGGACTGGATGAGAGTATGCCAAAACGAATTGATCCAGGGGTACCACTGTGGCAATTTTATCTTTCCAG GATGATCAGCATGGATGTTGAACAAGTAATTACACTTGGCTTGGCACTCTTCCTTGCTATCAAATACATCTTCTTTGAGAAAGCAGAACCTCATTCCCCTTTCTCACTGGTGGTGCAGAAAAAGAATACTGGTAATTGCATGAATAATACTGGAGCTACTAGATTCCAGTCTTGTCCAGCAGATGAAGAATTAACCAGTGAAGAAAATACAG ATGAAGTAATTAAGCCCATTGCGTGCTTTATCCCCAATTCAACCGAATGTATGTCGAAAGCAAATTTTGTGTTGGGAGACTACACTCCACCTAGCTCTTCATCTTCAGGAACACCTGAAGAGCAGGATACTGAGTTTCCATTAGAGCCAAGGTCAATTGAAGAATGCTTGCTCATACTCAAAAGCCCAGAG aaAGGAGCAAAATGCCTTACTGATGCTGAGGTAATTTGTTTGGTGAATGCCAAACATATTCCAGTTTACAAACTGGAGAATCTGATGGAAACTCCCGAGCGTGGTGTGTTCATACGTAGACAGCTTCTGGCTCCAATACTCCCTAAACCCACTGCACTACAGCTTCTTCCCTATAGGGACTACGATTACTCATTG GTCATGGGCACTTGCTGTGAGAATATCATTGGCTACATGCCCATCCCTGTGGGTGTTGCTGGACCACTTTGTCTGAATGGGAAGGAGTTCCAAGTGCCTATGGCAACTACTGAAGGCTGTCTTGTGGCGAGTACTAACCGAGGTTGCAGGGCAATATGT CTTGGTGGTGGAGCACGGAGCCGTGTACTGGCTGATGGAATGACTAGAGGGCCAGTTGTAAGGCTGCCTTCTGCCTGTGAGGCTGCAGAAGTAAAAGCTTGGCTGGACAGCCCTGATGGTTTTCAGATTATAAAAGAAATGTTTGATAGCACTAGCAG GTTTGCCCGGCTTGAAAAGCTGCAGATTGGACTTGCTGGACGCAACCTTTATATCCGTTTTCAATCCAAGACTGGAGATGCCATGGGCATGAACATGATCTCAAAG ggCACAGAGATGGCTCTCACCAGGTTGCAGGAAGAGTTCCCATCTATGCGTGTTCTAGCAGTCAGTGGCAACTATTGCACAGACAAGAAACCTGCTGCAATTAATTGGATTGAGGGAAGGGGGAAATCTATAGTCTGTGAAGCAGTCATTCCAGCCAAAGTTGTGCGTGAG GTATTAAAAACCTCTACGGAGTCTCTTGTAGAAGTGAATATCAGCAAAAACCTGGTGGGCTCAGCTATGGCTGGAAGTCTTGGTGGTTACAATGCACATGCTGCAAATATTGTTACCGCTGTTTATATTGCATGTGGGCAG GACCCAGCCCAGAATGTTAGTAGCTCAAATTGTATAACGTTAATGGAATCAACTGGCATGTGTAATGAAGATTTGTACATTAGCTGCACCATGCCATCCATAGAGGTTGGCACTGTTGGAGGAGGGACCAACTTGCCACCACAACAAACCTGCCTGCAG ATGCTTGGTGTTCAGGGTGCCAGTAGAAAATTTCCTGGTGAAAATGCACGTCAGCTGGCAGAGATTGTTTGCGGCACAGTAATGGCAGGAGAGCTGTCTCTTATGTCAGCACTCGCAGCTGGACATCTGGTAAAGAGCCACATGATCCACAATAG GTCAAAAGCTAATCTCCAGGAGCTCCCTGGCAACTGTACGAAGAAAGCAGCTTGA